A segment of the Methylomonas paludis genome:
TGAAAAAGGCCAGCTTCATGCCACGGATTTTAAATGCCTGGATTTAGGTTCAAAACATATCGTCGGCAAGATATTCCTGACCCTGGCAAAAGCAAAACTCAATAACCTGATCAGCGGTTAGTCCAGCCATCTCTCCTCAACCTTTAAGTGAGTAATCCCATGCGTAAGAAACCTTGTACCCATGAATATTTAGCGGCTACAGAATCTGCCAGAGTGTTAATCTGCAAGGAATGCGGTATTGTGCATCTGCATATCCAAAATCTGGCTATGCGTTTGGAAGTGCGGGAGTTTTTAGGGCTGGCGGATACGTTGACCGAAGCGGCCAACCGGGTTCGGGTGGATGAAAAGGAAAAAACTCGGCATCAGGAATTTAATGTGCTTAAATCTGCCCATAGGCTGAATTAGCCGTTTTGGTGGATTGGCTAGGCGTATCCACCCGACCCACTACAGCCAAGGTGATTTTTTAGTGAGGGCAAACAGGAAATGATCAAAAGCATGAGTTGGCACCGTATCTCGCTCTCGCGCCAGGAATACCTGTCCGGGGAACTAAATGTGCTGCTGGGCGCATTTCGGGCAGCTTATATTGCCAGAAACGGGCCGGAGGGCATGGCGATGTTTGGCTGCTGGAATGAGGATGGCACCCGCTATCTGGTGTATACCACACCTAAATCAGTACGCCATATTATCCCCTTATTGGACGCTTATTCGGCGCATCAGACTGAGATGCCGGACCCGGCCGGTTTGACATTGATCAGCGGGGATGCCGCTGATCTTGGTTCTTTCCAGATCGGCTTTGAGGCCTGAAAGGCTAAGCGTCTGCGGCCTGCAGCGCCAGCTGTTTGCTGATCACAACCGGCAGGTGCTTGGGTGAGGTGATACGCAATTGTTTATTGATGTTATAACGGCCAAATACCACTTCAATGTCCTTGGGGGTGACGCCAAACTCCTGGGCCAGAAATTTGACCATGTGATCGGTGGCTTTGCCTGCCACAGGCGCTGCTGTGACGCTGACTTTTAGCTGATGACCTTTGGGCTTGCCTATGGCGTCTTTTTTGGCGCTGGGTGTGCCGAGTATATTGAGAACCAGTATCTCGCCTTCCCAACTACAAAATGATTTGCTTGATGATGCGCTGCGTGACATTTTGATTGAAATAATTGATGATATATTAAAGTTATCAGATTGGTAAATCACTTTCACTTAGTATAGCCAGTGGTTGCCCAACATTACTTTGACGGAAGTGCTAGAGGATGTGCTGTCTCTTGGGGGGTATGGTGCGCGACTGATGCGCATCACTGCGTTCAGCGCATCCTACGTGATATCCGTCAAAATATGAATGTTAAAATTTTTATCGCTTCATTTTGGCAGGATTAATTTTGATGGTAAGTTTCAGGCAGCAACTACAGCATAGCACTGCCTCATTGCATAAAGCGCTGGAACAGACAGCTTTGCTGAAAATCATGGCCGCCGGCACCCCTACCCGGCAGCAATATCGGCAGTATCTGTCTGCGCAGTTAGCCCTGATTGCACCTTTAGAAGCGCAATTGCGTTTGTGGGAATCCGCTGATTGGTCGGCACTGCGGCTGGTCAAGTCGGAATGGTTATTGGCCGATCTTAAGGCCTTGGGTTGCGATGAGCCGCTATTGGCTGCCGATGTTCCCTCTATCTCGTCTCCGGCTCAGGCTTTGGGTGTTCAGTATGTGCTTGAGGGCAGCACTTTAGGCCTGATGCTACTTAAAAAGCGTTTAAATCCTGAAGACCATGATTTAGCACAAGCCAGCCGCTTTATAAGCGTATATGGGCAAAAAACCCCTAATAACTGGCAGGTTTTTGTGGAACGCCTGGACAGGATTGCGGTTGAATCCAGACCAGAGGCTGAAAATGCTGCTTGTGCAGTATTTTCAGCTTACCTTAAGCAGTTTTCAACAGTTGATATCTTATGAGCCCGACAGATAGCCGTGACTGTTTTTATCTGAAACCATGTTGACACTTGAATTTATTGTGGCATACGGGTTACTTTTGCCAACTGTCCTGCGCTAATATGATGAATGTTGATATCACCAATTGTGAATCCGAGCCGATCCGCTTTCCTGGCAGTGTTCAGCCGCATGGTGTATTATTGGTGGTAGCGCCCGACTCCGGGATTATCGAAGCGGCCAGTGAATCCTGTCAGGGGTTGTTTGGCTTTAGCGCAGAAAGTTTGCTGGGGCAAAGTCTGACGCTGATTTTGGGGGACGATGCCGCCCGCCTGGCCGGCCAATCGGCCCTGGTGCCCTTGGCG
Coding sequences within it:
- a CDS encoding biliverdin-producing heme oxygenase, which gives rise to MVSFRQQLQHSTASLHKALEQTALLKIMAAGTPTRQQYRQYLSAQLALIAPLEAQLRLWESADWSALRLVKSEWLLADLKALGCDEPLLAADVPSISSPAQALGVQYVLEGSTLGLMLLKKRLNPEDHDLAQASRFISVYGQKTPNNWQVFVERLDRIAVESRPEAENAACAVFSAYLKQFSTVDIL
- a CDS encoding DUF167 domain-containing protein; this translates as MSRSASSSKSFCSWEGEILVLNILGTPSAKKDAIGKPKGHQLKVSVTAAPVAGKATDHMVKFLAQEFGVTPKDIEVVFGRYNINKQLRITSPKHLPVVISKQLALQAADA